The following are encoded in a window of Cataglyphis hispanica isolate Lineage 1 chromosome 21, ULB_Chis1_1.0, whole genome shotgun sequence genomic DNA:
- the LOC126857372 gene encoding CCR4-NOT transcription complex subunit 1 isoform X3, with product MLFITHWLVQWHGLEADRHFLRCLISCVDFSKGELLELSAKDYFQAKLLKQECNSLLSKPSFISNLCFAIDNPLHHQKSLNPSPKFFVNLKKTLGLTLVQEVAFAIALQHSENTEIRLLALEHTQKQLPELIKNYINSETSNKHHEGGLHDSLPQVLQLILGQVFHTSNPYNLPVEAKEKFLQNLRRDFPRELVPVVLAPFLYPGDGETPQFKIEFNMAVNQMDNNTLVELIMELGYSFTSSVDECRSALAGLGAREISPTCVARVLAHMARSCSNLDDAGGLQSFWGNSASQDSNKEKPSDSTMPTTWNVEVFIQTLKEMQSTLSWNDVIVKLDYAEFIIKDRQGLSLLITGLKLGLQHQGYPPDMFPVELFYRHWDNVEGQFSLIQQILKCPDIFCFADYPYHSVTVDVLKAAPESDSKEGQTWRSLNIVELLLHMAERGLYNSVQEIFKWPVQHCPDVLVLALLQINPPLTLLRQELFTTLLPIFLGNHPNSAVILHHAWHANNTKIKTIIMHAMADWYTRGDHDQTRLSRILDVAQDLKALSALLNSQSFPFVIDLACLASRREYLKLEKWLTDKIRDHGEVFVAACVKFLQRRCPQVMGPGIKEDPTVPKASQLPQETLTTILACLQVCAGSVSQELSDLIMAMVQNCSLMLSKSTMNRPPPPGVLRHRGLEPFNPATLGNQLFSSKQVDPLGNLSSSLATMGLGTGLGPPSSSAFNLPGALGPLVSAPGSPSRLMGPSPSPFPILPLSSQLHSGPVGTQGPSVLPSGTIGGLGRLGPPTSIEKARIPETSNLFPDMGQNVSKEVEDEANSYFQRIYNHPPHPTLSIDEVLDMLKKFQDSGIRREREVFNCMLRNLFEEYRFFPQYPEKELQITAQLFGGIIERGLVNSYMTLGLALRFVLDALKKPEASKMYYFGITALDRFKNRLKDYQTYCEHVRQIQHFNEFPQHLIEYIEYGLQGQEPPSRPQGPVLPKTLAAMLATPVTTPYKTMTTTTITTSTTQAKPSTTPTASLSTRPSMPSVANATNIDTLLVATDKEEKITTPPEALQDKTAFIFNNLSQLNLQQKCDEIREIVTEEYWPWMAQYLVMKRASIELNFHALYSNFLDCIKLPEVNKKVTRETFRNIKVLLRSDKGIANFSDRSLLKNLGHWLGMLTLGRNKPILQIDIDLKSLLVEAYHKGQQELLYVVPFVAKVLESCAKSRVFRPPNPWTMAIMNVLAELHQEPDLKLNLKFEIEVLCKNLSIDVGELKPIIYLKDPEKLRNLEYQLSHPNKKSETTSTQQQSQGPIEELVGTTTSGGAVINPQSAPPANTTPSLPTGGAPEPRFNYMDITVTSIANISQHITINNQLPLFQTHPHLKQFVRPAVERAIQEWIHPVVDRSIKIALTTSEQIVKKDFALDPEELRIRTAGRNMVRNLTAGMAMITCRDQILASISTNLKQALLSALISTTPQQKELTDQAANVVAADNMELACAFVQKTAIEKAIPEMDKRLLSEMELRKIARQEGRRYCDPLAKYQAERMPEQIRLKVGGVTPQQMAVYEEFARNIPGFLPLSERDTQALFMPKPINETPVTTFTPNSAVAVATAQQVAAYAAAVSNDEVGAMLEKLAAEAEVLLAAVGPAASPAQHATFHSLLESIILTRRSRDAGAAMTLLKKAVEGLLDGHFLSNNVIESENLIQRYRELHLRILKCLQDPRAYGMQWTNKHVTRCLTECREEFRYNFEAVDYLIRSHLISLPQYDVALAQAMEAGNAMATAFAMQLVQLYLIDERQATHVTETDLFHTIEILARMAHHRTPPEGILLFRLTSLVDSLRANHDSGVLVDRAPAGPTAHIHSGILQVRARDFDDPPGLMEKTEYLLREWVQMHHSPQHARDPTKAFSIFVHQMNIHGILKTDDLITRFFKLSTQMCVDLCYRALSETATAPSIMRAKCFHSLDAFVRLVALLVKHSGDATNTHTKINLLNKVLGIVAGVLLQDHEIRGTDFQQLPYHRIFIMLFLELCAPEPVLEAVNFQVLTAFCHTLHILRPAKASGFCYAWLELVSHRVFIGRMLAITPQQKCWGMYAQLLIDLFKYLAPYLRNAELAKPVTSLYKGTLRVLLVLLHDFPEFLCDYHYGFCDVIPPNCIQMRNLILSAFPRNMRLPDPFTPNLKVDMLQEIAHAPRVLTNFASTIQPLNFKKELDSYLKARAPVTFLSELRSNLQVSQEAGVRYNIQLMNALVLYVGTQAIAFIRSKGHAPNMSTIAHSAHMDIFQNLAVDLDTEGRYLFLNAIANQLRYPNSHTHYFSCTLLYLFAEANTEAIQEQITRVLLERLIVNRPHPWGLLITFIELIKNPTYKFWSHEFVHCAPEIEKLFESVARSCMVQKQVPTTETEIPE from the exons atgttatttataacgcATTGG TTGGTGCAGTGGCATGGTCTGGAAGCAGATCGACATTTCTTGCGCTGTCTGATTTCGTGCGTTGACTTTTCCAAGGGTGAGTTGTTGGAGTTGAGcgcaaaagattattttcaagCAAAGTTGCTGAAACAAGAGTGCAACAGTTTACTGAGCAAACcttcttttatatctaatcTGTGCTTTGCTATAGATAATCCTTTACATCATCAAAAG tcATTGAATCCCTCTCCAAAgttttttgtcaatttaaagaaaactcTCGGCTTAACCTTGGTGCAGGAAGTTGCATTTGCGATTGCGTTACAACATTCGGAAAACACAGAAATCCGTTTGTTAGCTTTAGAGCATACTCAGAAGCAGTTGcctgaattaataaaaaattatataaactccGAGACGAGCAACAAACATCACGAGGGTGGTCTACACGATTCTTTGCCTCAAGTTcttcaattgatactcggtcagGTTTTTCATACCAGCAATCCTTATAATTTACCCGTCGaggcgaaagaaaaatttcttcaaaatcttCGGCGCGATTTTCCCCGTGAATTGGTACCAGTGGTGTTAGCACCATTCTTGTATCCAGGAGACGGGGAAACACCACAGTTCAAGATCGAATTCAACATGGCTGTCAATCAAATG gatAACAATACTCTAGTGGAGTTGATTATGGAATTAGGATATAGCTTTACCAGTAGTGTGGACGAATGTCGATCGGCATTGGCGGGTTTAGGCGCGAGGGAAATATCGCCGACATGCGTTGCTCGTGTGTTGGCGCATATGGCACGTAGTTGTAGCAACCTCGACGATGCTGGTGGTTTGCAATCGTTTTGGGGTAATTCGGCCTCGCAGGACTCGAATAAGGAAAAGCCTTCAGACAGTACCATGCCCACGACATGGAACGTCGAAGTATttattcaaactttaaaagaaATG CAATCTACATTATCTTGGAACGATGTCATAGTAAAGTTAGACTATgcagaatttattatcaagGATAGACAAGGTTTAAGCTTATTGATTACGGGTCTCAAATTAGGTCTCCAACATCAGGGATATCCGCCTGACATGTTTCCCGTCGAGCTATTCTATCGACACTGGGATAATGTAGAGGGTCAATTTTCTTTGATTCAACAGATTCTCAAGTGTccagatatattttgtttcgcCGATTATCCGTATCATTCGGTAACTGTCGATGTATTGAAGGCAGCTCCTGAGAGCGATAGCAAAGAGGGACAAACATGGCGATCACTGAATATAGTCGAATTGCTTCTACATATGGCCGAGAGAGGCTTATATAATTCTGTACAGGAAATATTTAAGTGGCCGGTCCAACACTGTCCGGACGTGCTCGTCTTGgcgttattacaaataaatcctCCGCTCACATTACTGAGACAGGAACTCTTTACCACATTATTGCCGATCTTCCTCGGCAATCATCCAAATTCTGCTGTGATACTGCATCACGCATGGCATGCCAATAATACTAAGATAAAGACAATTATAATGCATGCCATGGCAGATTGGTATACACGCGGTGATCATGATCAAACAAGATTGTCTCGAATTTTGGATGTTGCACAAGATTTAAAGGCTCTTTCTGCCTTACTCAATTCACAATCTTTTCCATTCGTCATTGACCTCGCCTGTTTGGCGTCTCGACGAGAGTATTTGAAACTGGAAAAATGGCTGACAGATAAAATCAGAGATCACGGAGAAGTTTTCGTTGCCGCGTGCGTCAAGTTCCTGCAACGACGATGTCCTCAAGTCATGGGTCCTGGTATAAAGGAAGATCCTACAGTTCCCAAAGCGAGTCAGTTACCGCAGGAAACGCTTACTACAATATTAGCTTGTTTACAAGTTTGCGCTgg GAGTGTCTCTCAAGAACTTTCGGACTTAATAATGGCGATGGTGCAGAATTGCAGTCTAATGTTGAGTAAGAGCACTATGAACAGACCACCACCGCCGGGAGTTTTGAGACATCGAGGATTAGAACCGTTTAATCCAGCAACTTTGGGAAACCAG TTATTTTCCTCTAAACAAGTGGATCCCCTTGGAAATCTTAGTTCGAGTCTCGCTACTATGGGCCTCGGCACGGGTCTCGGACCTCCGAGTAGTTCCGCATTTAATTTGCCCGGCGCTCTAGGACCTCTAGTTTCGGCACCCGGCTCTCCTTCGCGACTCATGGGACCTTCTCCGAGTCCGTTTCCAATACTGCCCTTATCCTCGCAACTACACTCGGGTCCGGTTGGTACTCAGGGACCGTCCGTACTTCCTAGTGGTACGATAGGTGGATTGGGACGTCTCGGACCACCGACCAGCATCGAGAAAGCAAGAATTCCGGAAACGTCGAATCTATTCCCGGATATGGGTCAAAATGTATCTAAAGAGGTCGAAGACGAGGCAAACAGCTATTTTCAACGTATTTACAATCATCCGCCACATCCGACTTTGTCGATCGACGAGGTGCtcgatatgttaaaaaaatttcaagattccGGTATTCGACGGGAGAGAGAAGTGTTTAATTGTATGTTGCGAAATTTATTCGAGGAGTATAGATTTTTCCCGCAATATCCGGAAAAAGAACTGCAGATAACGGCACAATTGTTTGGTGGAATTATCGAGAGAGGTCTGGTCAATAGTTACATGACTCTCGGATTGGCGCTAAGATTTGTCCTCGATGCACTCAAGAAACCGGAGGCTAGCAAAATGTACTATTTTGGCATAACGGCCCTGGATCGATTCAAGAATCGTTTGAAAGATTATCAAACATATTGCGAACATGTTAGACAGATTCAGCATTTCAACGAATTCCCGCAGCATCTGATAGAGTATATAGAATACGGATTGCAAGGACAGGAGCCGCCATCGAGACCTCAAGGTCCAGTTCTTCCGAAAACTTTGGCGGCTATGTTGGCGACCCCGGTTACGACTCCTTATAAGACCATGACTACGACTACCATCACAACCAGCACTACACAGGCGAAACCGTCCACGACTCCGACTGCATCTCTTTCGACCAGA CCCTCTATGCCTTCGGTCGCTAATGCAACTAATATCGATACGTTGCTCGTGGCGACagataaagaggaaaaaatcaCGACGCCGCCAGAAGCTTTACAGGACAAAACGGctttcattttcaataatcTCAGTCAGTTGAATCTGCAACAGAAATGCGACGAGATTCGCGAAATTGTTACGGAGGAATATTGGCCGTGGATGGCGCAATATCTTGTAATGAAACGTGCCAGTATAGAATTGAATTTTCATGCTCTATACTCGAATTTTTtggattgtataaaattacctGAGGTGAATAAAAAGGTCACGAGAGAGACATTTCGAAATATCAAG gtTCTCTTACGAAGCGATAAGGGAATAGCTAATTTCTCGGATCGATCCCTATTAAAGAATTTAGGACATTGGCTTGGAATGTTAACGCTCGGCAGAAATAAGCCTATTTTACAg ATAGACATAGATCTAAAAAGTTTACTCGTTGAAGCATATCACAAAGGGCAACAAGAACTACTTTATGTAGTGCCTTTTGTCGCAAAAGTACTTGAGAGTTGTGCGAAAAGTCGTGTTTTTCGTCCACCCAATCCCTGGACTATGGCGATTATGAATGTTTTAGCTGAATTACATCAGGAACctgatctaaaattaaatttaaagtttgagaTAGAGGTACTTTGCAAGAATCTGAGCATCGATGTTGGG GAACTGAAGCCAATCATTTATCTGAAAGATCCCGAAAAATTGCGTAATTTAGAATATCAATTATCGCATCCGAACAAGAAATCGGAAACTACTAGCACTCAACAACAATCTCAGGGCCCTATAGAGGAATTGGTCGGAACTACAACGAGCGGCGGCGCCGTTATCAATCCTCAATCAGCGCCACCCGCGAATACAACACCCTCGTTGCCGACTGGTGGCGCGCCTGAACCACGATTCAATTATATGGATATAACTGTAACAAGCATCGCCAATATATCGCAACACATTACTATCAACAATCAA TTGCCTCTATTCCAAACACATCCTCATCTGAAGCAGTTTGTTCGCCCAGCAGTCGAAAGAGCTATTCAAGAATGGATTCATCCTGTTGTCGATAGATCTATCAAGATAGCTCTTACAACTAGTGAGCAGATAGTGAAGAAGGATTTCGCATTGGATCCAGAAGAACTGCGGATACGGACGGCTGGACGTAACATGGTGCGCAATTTAACCGCTGGTATGGCTATGATCACGTGTCGCGATCAA ATTCTGGCATCCATCAGCACGAATTTAAAGCAAGCCTTGCTGTCGGCATTGATCAGTACGACTCCACAGCAGAAAGAGCTTACCGACCAAGCGGCGAATGTAGTTGCCGCTGATAACATGGAACTCGCATGTGCATTCGTACAAAAGACTGCTATCGAAAAAGCGATACCCGAGATGGACAAACGGCTACTGAGCGAGATGGAATTGCGAAAAATTGCTCGGCAAGAAGGCCGACGATATTGCGATCCTCTTGCCAAGTATCAAGCCGAACGGATGCCGGAGCAGATCCGATTGAAAGTTGGTGGTGTTACGCCACAGCAGATGGCCGTTTATGAAGAATTTGCCAGAAATATTCCAGGATTCCTACCGCTTTCCGAACGGGATACACAAGCACTTTTCATGCCGAAACCTATTAAT GAAACTCCCGTCACTACGTTCACGCCTAATTCGGCCGTGGCAGTCGCTACGGCGCAACAAGTAGCGGCTTACGCGGCGGCTGTTAGCAATGACGAGGTGGGCGCTATGTTGGAAAAACTGGCTGCGGAAGCGGAAGTCCTGTTGGCTGCTGTAGGACCTGCAGCATCTCCAGCGCAGCATGCTACCTTTCACAGCCTTCTGGAATCGATCATTCTGACCAGAAGATCAAGAGACGCCGGTGCCGCTATGacattattaaagaaa GCAGTCGAAGGTTTGCTGGATGGACATTTCCTTTCTAACAACGTCATCGAGTCGGAGAATCTTATACAACGTTACCGAGAACTGCATTTGCGGATCTTAAAATGTCTTCAGGATCCACGTGCGTACGGTATGCAATGGACTAATAAACACGTGACTCGTTGTCTAACCGAGTGCAGAGAagaatttcgatataattttgaagccGTGGATTATCTCATAAG GTCTCATTTAATCAGTCTTCCGCAATACGATGTAGCTCTAGCGCAGGCTATGGAGGCAGGAAACGCCATGGCAACAGCATTCGCCATGCAATTGGTTCAGCTCTATTTGATTGACGAAAGACAAGCGACTCATGTTACCGAGACTGACTTATTTCACACAATTGAAATATTGGCTCGAATGGCACACCATAGAACACCACCGGAAGG AATCTTACTCTTTAGATTAACAAGTCTAGTAGATTCATTGCGTGCCAATCACGATTCTGGTGTACTGGTGGACAGAGCTCCAGCAGGACCTACGGCACACATTCATTCTGGAATCCTGCAGGTGAGA GCTCGCGATTTTGATGATCCACCGGGGTTAATGGAAAAGACGGAATATCTATTGCGCGAATGGGTACAGATGCATCATAGTCCGCAGCATGCACGTGATCCTACCAAAGCGTTCAGCATATTTGTGCATCAAATGAATATACACGGAATCCTCAAGACCGATGACCTAattacaagattttttaagCTAAGCACTCAAATGTGTGTCGATCTTTGCTATCGCGCTCTCTCGGAAACCGCGACAGCTCCCTCGATCATGCGTGCTAAGTGCTTTCATTCCTTGGATGCGTTTGTACGTCTAGTGGCACTTTTAGTGAAGCATTCGGGCGACGCTACCAATACCCACACTAAGATCAATCTCTTGAACAAAGTGCTCGGTATCGTTGCCGGAGTACTGTTACAAGATCACGAGATACGCGGTACCGATTTCCAGCAATTACCGTATCACAGAATCTTCATCATGCTCTTCCTAGAACTGTGCGCGCCAGAACCGGTACTGGAGGCTGTCAATTTTCAAGTATTGACGGCCTTCTGTCACACCTTGCATATTCTACGTCCGGCGAAGGCATCCGGCTTCTGTTACGCCTGGCTGGAGTTGGTCTCGCATCGAGTCTTCATAGGACGTATGCTCGCTATTACGCCGCAGCAAAAATGCTGGGGTATGTATGCGCAACTTCTCATTGATTTGTTCAAGTACCTCGCGCCCTATCTCCGTAACGCGGAGCTTGCAAAGCCCGTGACAAGCCTTTACAAGGGCACATTGCGAGTGTTGTTGGTACTTTTGCACGACTTTCCCGAATTTCTCTGCGATTATCACTACGGATTTTGCGACGTGATACCGCCAAACTGCATACAAATGAGAAATCTGATATTGAGTGCTTTCCCAAGAAACATGCGCTTGCCCGATCCGTTTACACCGAATCTAAAGGTCGACATGCTTCAAGAAATAGCACACGCTCCGCGTGTTCTTACCAATTTTGCGTCCACGATACAGCCGTTGAACTTCAAGAAAGAACTCGATTCTTATCTAAAAGCTCGTGCGCCAGTCACCTTCCTGTCCGAGCTGCGCAGCAATCTGCAAGTGTCGCAAGAGGCTGGTGTACGTTACAACATTCAGTTAATGAATGCTCTGGTGCTCTATGTGGGTACGCAGGCTATAGCGTTTATTCGCAGCAAGGGCCACGCTCCCAATATGTCCACCATCGCGCATTCCGCACACATGGACATCTTCCAGAATCTAGCGGTCGATCTCGACACCGAGGGTCGTTACTTGTTCCTGAACGCCATTGCGAACCAGCTACGATATCCCAACAGTCACACCCATTATTTCAGCTGTACGCTTCTCTACCTGTTTGCCGAAGCGAACACGGAAGCGATACAAGAACAAATCACGAGGGTTCTCCTCGAAAGATTGATTGTTAACAGACCACACCCATGGGGTCTTCTCATCACTTTCATCGAATTGATCAAGAATCCGACTTATAAATTCTGGTCGCACGAATTTGTACATTGCGCGCCGGAAATTGAAAA ATTGTTCGAATCCGTAGCAAGATCGTGTATGGTCCAGAAACAGGTGCCTACCACGGAGACGGAGATCCCGGAGTGA